The nucleotide window ATGATTAACGAAGGTCCTACCTGGAAGCGTATCCAGCCGCGTGCCATGGGCCGCGCCTACCGCATCCGGAAGCGCACCAGCCATATCACCATCGTGGTGAAGGAGCAGTAATATGGGACAGAAAGTACATCCTTACGGTTTCCGGCTGGGGTATAACAAGAACTGGCTGTCCCGCTGGTACAGCAGAAAGGACTACCCCGCGTACGTCCTTCAGGACGACCAGGTTCGCAAGTTCGTCAAGAAAAAACTGTTTCAGGCCGGTGTTGCCCGTCTCGAGATCGAGCGGGCCGGCGGCAAGATTCGCCTGATCATCCACACTGCGCGTCCCGGTATCGTCATCGGGCGCAAGGGTGTTGAGATAGAAAAGTTGCGTGAAGAGTTGCGCAACAAGTTTCAAACTGAATTCACCATTGAGGTCAACGAGATCCGTCGACCGGAGGTTGAAGCTCAGCTCGTAGCTGAGAACATCGCCCAGCAACTCGAACGTCGAATTGCCTTCCGCCGTGCCATGAAGCGCACGGTGGGCCTTGCCAGGAAATTCGGCGCCGAGGGTATCAAAGTTGCGTGTGCAGGCCGCCTTGCAGGTGCCGAAATTGCGCGCGGCGAATGGTACCGTGATGGTCGTGTGCCCCTGCACACCCTCCGTGCCGACATCGACTACGGTTTCGCCGAAGCGGCTACCACCTACGGCGTGATCGGTGTCAAGGTCTGGATCTTCAAGGGTGAGATTCTGGACAAAGAGGTACAATAACAATGCTTGCTCCAAAACGAGTTA belongs to Pseudodesulfovibrio portus and includes:
- the rpsC gene encoding 30S ribosomal protein S3 gives rise to the protein MGQKVHPYGFRLGYNKNWLSRWYSRKDYPAYVLQDDQVRKFVKKKLFQAGVARLEIERAGGKIRLIIHTARPGIVIGRKGVEIEKLREELRNKFQTEFTIEVNEIRRPEVEAQLVAENIAQQLERRIAFRRAMKRTVGLARKFGAEGIKVACAGRLAGAEIARGEWYRDGRVPLHTLRADIDYGFAEAATTYGVIGVKVWIFKGEILDKEVQ